The proteins below are encoded in one region of Salvelinus namaycush isolate Seneca chromosome 39, SaNama_1.0, whole genome shotgun sequence:
- the LOC120033019 gene encoding zinc finger protein 180-like: HTGEKPYGCAQCGKSFSTSSHLTVHQRTHTGERPYSCDQCGKSFAKSSHLTAHQRTHTGEKPYSCDQCGKSFAKSNHLTAHQRTHTGEKPYSCNQCGKSFSTYGSLTKHRRTHTGEKPYSCNQYNPCCDQCGKSFSTPSYLTIHQRTHTGEKPYSCDQCGKSFSSSSYLTIHHRTHTGEKPYSCDQCGKSFTWPKSLNIHKRTHTGE, from the exons cacacaggagagaaaccatatggctgtgctcaatgtgggaagagtttttctacatctagccatctgactgtacaccagagaacacacacaggagagagaccatatagctgtgatcaatgtggaaagagttttgccaaatctagccatctgactgcacaccagagaacacacacaggagagaaaccatatagctgtgatcaatgtgggaagagttttgctaaatctaaccatctgactgcacaccagagaacacacacaggagagaaaccatatagctgtaatcaatgtgggaagagtttttctacataTGGCTCTCTAACAAAAcacaggagaacacacacaggagagaaaccatatagctgtaatcaat ataatccgtgctgtgatcaatgtgggaagagtttttctactcctagctatctaactatacaccagagaacacacacaggagagaaaccttatagctgtgatcaatgtgggaagagtttttcttcttctagctatctaactatacaccatagaacacacacaggagagaaaccatatagctgtgatcaatgtgggaagagttttacttggccaaaaagcctgaatatacacaagcggacacacacaggggaa